In Dama dama isolate Ldn47 chromosome 9, ASM3311817v1, whole genome shotgun sequence, the following proteins share a genomic window:
- the N4BP3 gene encoding NEDD4-binding protein 3 translates to MATAPGPAGIAMGSVGSLLERQDFSPEELRAALAGSRGSRQPDGLLRKGLGQRELLSYLHLPKKDGKTTKRAPRNEPADYASFYYREHPRAGDFSKTSLPERGRFDKCRIRPSVFKPASGTGKGFLSMQSLAAHKGQKLWRSNGSLHTLACHPPLSPGPRASQAQARAQLLHALSLDEGGPEPEPSLSDSSSGGSFGHSPSTGPGPFSSSLGHINHLGGSLDRASRGSKEVGCPLALLNCLPEPPPPYEFSCPAAEDMVAVLPDTCEELKRGLGEEDGASPFTQVLEERQRLWLSELKRLYLERLHEVTQKAERSERNLQLQLFMAQQEQRRLRKELLAQRGLGPEPRPPGSLPEADPSARAEEEARWEVCQKTAEISLLKQQLREAQAELAQKLAEIFSLKTQLRGSRAQAQAQDAELARLREAVRSLQEQAPREEAPGSCETDDCKSRGLLGEAGGADARDGAEQLRAELLQERLRGQEQALRFEQERRTWQEEKERVLRYQREIQGGYMDMYRRNQVLEQELRALREPPEPWSPRLESSKI, encoded by the exons ATGGCCACAGCCCCAGGCCCTGCTGGCATTGCCATGGGCAGCGTGGGCAGCCTGTTGGAACGGCAGGACTTTTCCCCTGAAGAGCTACGGGCGGCACTCGCAGGGTCTCGGGGCTCCCGGCAGCCTGATGGGCTCCTCCGGAAAGGCTTGGGCCAGCGCGAGCTCCTCAGCTACCTGCACCTTCCCAAGAAGGATGGCAAGACCACCAAGCGGGCCCCTCGGAATGAGCCTGCTGACTATGCCAGCTTCTACTACCGGGAGCACCCTCGGGCTGGTGACTTCAGCAAGACCTCGCTGCCTGAACGGGGGCGTTTTGACAAG TGTCGCATTCGCCCATCAGTATTCAAGCCGGCCTCGGGCACCGGGAAAGGCTTCCTGTCCATGCAGAGCCTGGCGGCCCACAAGGGCCAGAAGCTGTGGCGCAGCAATGGCAGCCTGCACACGCTGGCCTGCCACCCACCCCTGAGCCCCGGGCCCCGGGCCAGCCAGGCCCAGGCCCGTGCCCAGCTGCTGCACGCCCTCAGCCTGGATGAGGGCGGCCCCGAGCCCGAGCCCAGTCTGTCCGATTCCTCCAGCGGGGGCAGCTTTGGCCACAGTCCCAGCACTGGCCCCGGCCCCTTCAGCTCCTCCCTGGGCCACATTAACCATCTTGGGGGCTCCCTGGACCGGGCCTCACGGGGTTCCAAGGAGGTTGGCTGTCCACTGGCTCTGCTGAACTGCCTGCCCGAACCACCACCCCCCTACGAATTCTCCTGCCCCGCCGCCGAGGACATGGTGGCTGTGTTGCCGGACACCTGTGAGGAGCTCAAGAGGGGCCTGGGTGAGGAGGATGGCGCCAGTCCCTTCACACAG GTGCTGGAAGAGCGCCAGCGGCTGTGGCTGTCTGAGCTGAAGCGCCTCTACCTGGAGCGACTGCACGAGGTGACCCAGAAGGCCGAGCGTAGTGAGCGCAACCTCCAGCTGCAGCTGTTCATGGCCCAGCAGGAGCAGCGGCGCCTACGCAAGGAGCTGCTAGCACAGCGGGGCCTGGGCCCGGAGCCCCGGCCACCAGGCAGCCTCCCAGAGGCCGATCCTAGTGCCCGAGCAGAGGAGGAAGCCCGCTGGGAG GTGTGCCAGAAAACAGCAGAGATCAGCCTCCTGAAGCAGCAGCTGCGGGAAGCCCAGGCGGAACTGGCTCAGAAGCTAGCTGAGATCTTCAGCCTGAAGACACAACTTCGGGGCAGCCGGgcgcaggcccaggcccaggatgCAGAGCTGGCCCGGCTGCGGGAGGCCGTGCGGAGCCTGCAGGAGCAGGCCCCTCGGGAGGAGGCCCCGGGCAGCTGTGAGACCGATGACTGCAAGAGCAGGGGGCTGCTGGGGGAGGCGGGAGGCGCTGATGCCAGAGATGGGGCTGAGCAGCTGCGGGCCGAGCTCCTGCAGGAGCGGCTCCGAGGCCAGGAGCAGGCGCTGCGCTTCGAGCAGGAGCGGCGGAcgtggcaggaggaaaaggagcgGGTGCTGCGCTACCAGCGGGAGATCCAGGGCGGCTACATGGACATGTATCGCCGCAACCAGGTGTTGGAACAGGAGCTGCGGGCGCTGCGGGAGCCCCCGGAGCCCTGGAGCCCTCGGCTTGAGTCCTCCAAGATCTGA